A stretch of DNA from Mucilaginibacter daejeonensis:
CAATGGCGTTTTTGATCTGTTGCACATTGGGCACCTCACCTACATGGCCAAAGCTGCCGAAATGGGCGATAAACTTATCATTGGCCTCAATGCCGACAGTTCGGTGAAACGCCTCAAAGGCCCTGACCGACCGGTAAATGGTCAGGACAGCCGGGCCATGCTGCTCGCTGCACTGTATTTTGTGGATGCGGTGGTATCGTTCGAGGAGGATACCCCACTTGAACTGATCAAAGCCCTGTTACCCGACATCTTGGTAAAAGGTGCTGATTATGCCATTGAGAATATAGTTGGCGGTAAAGAGGTATTGGCCAATGGCGGTGAGGTCAAGACCATCACTTTTGTAGAAGGGTATTCTTCTACCTCGATCATCCAAAAGATCCGCAACCAATTAGGTCAATAGCACGCTGAACATGAAGATACTGGTGATCCGCTTCAGCTCCATGGGTGACATTATATATACCACTCCGGTGGTACGCTGTCTGAAACAGCAATTGCCCAATGCCGAAGTGCATTTCCTGACCAAGCCAGCGTTTCGCTACATTTATGACAACAATCCGTACGTAGATAAGCTGTTGCTCTTGCAGCCCACCCTCGGCCAATCCATTGCCGATATCAAGGCCGAAGGTTACGACCTTATCGTCGACCTCCACAGCAACCTGCGCACCAGCATCATCAAGCTGCGCACCGGCATACGCTCGTACACGTATGACAAGCAGCGCCTGCGCAAATGGCTCAGCCTAAAGTTCAATTTAAAGCTGGTACCACCCGTACACCTGGTGGATCGTTACCTGAAAGCTGTGGCGCCTTTAGGTGTAGTGAACGATGGCCAGCCGATCAACTATTACATCAAGAACCAATATCAACTGACCGATCTGCTGCCGGCCTCTCACCTGCAGGGCTATGTGGCTTTTGTGATAGGTGCCACACACAACACCAAGCGTATGCCTAACCATAAGATCATCAGCATATGCAATCAGATCAGCAAACCGATAATATTATTAGGCGGTAATGATGTAAAAGCCAATGGAGATGAGATCACAAATGCCGTTAGCGCAAGAGTTTATAACGCGTGTGGCGTCACCACACTGGACGAGTCGGTGTTTTTAGTATCACAGGCAGATAGCTTATTAGGTTTTGATACCGGGCTTACCCACATCGCCGAAGCATTTGATATACCTATCGCTTCCATTTGGGGAAGTACGGTACCTGAGCTTTTAGGCGTACAGCCTTATATGGTGAAACGGTCGTTGGTTGCCGGAGTTGAACTGCCGTGCCGTCCCTGCTCTAAATTCGGGCAGGAGAAATGCCCGCTCGGTCACTTCAAATGTATGAACGATATGCCCGAGCTACCGCTGATCACCTTCGCGGAGCAGAAGAACGCGTAATGGTCACTTTATAATTGTACTGGCAAATGCCTACAT
This window harbors:
- the rfaE2 gene encoding D-glycero-beta-D-manno-heptose 1-phosphate adenylyltransferase; the protein is MRDNLEAQLLHKITDLATLQGRVKDWQQNGQKVVFTNGVFDLLHIGHLTYMAKAAEMGDKLIIGLNADSSVKRLKGPDRPVNGQDSRAMLLAALYFVDAVVSFEEDTPLELIKALLPDILVKGADYAIENIVGGKEVLANGGEVKTITFVEGYSSTSIIQKIRNQLGQ
- a CDS encoding glycosyltransferase family 9 protein; the encoded protein is MKILVIRFSSMGDIIYTTPVVRCLKQQLPNAEVHFLTKPAFRYIYDNNPYVDKLLLLQPTLGQSIADIKAEGYDLIVDLHSNLRTSIIKLRTGIRSYTYDKQRLRKWLSLKFNLKLVPPVHLVDRYLKAVAPLGVVNDGQPINYYIKNQYQLTDLLPASHLQGYVAFVIGATHNTKRMPNHKIISICNQISKPIILLGGNDVKANGDEITNAVSARVYNACGVTTLDESVFLVSQADSLLGFDTGLTHIAEAFDIPIASIWGSTVPELLGVQPYMVKRSLVAGVELPCRPCSKFGQEKCPLGHFKCMNDMPELPLITFAEQKNA